One segment of Luteolibacter arcticus DNA contains the following:
- a CDS encoding magnesium transporter CorA family protein, with product MLRRLEILDRRLSETDAEDARILLYIAPDEAERKHLTEDLGIDPHTLASASDPDELGRVEFEPGHAAIIFKRPKQYCADDNFFFKISSVGIFLFRERLVFVVAEDNLRFEGKHFQQINSLEELLLKVLFRCIWHFEEHLKVFNMIAEELEHKVNLSMENKHLLHMFTLEKSLVYYLNAISSNGRVIDKLKATAARLRFTAEDVEFLDDITIENSQCHEMATTYSHVLASLVGARVSVVSNNLNVLMKRLMIVTIGLMLPTAVFSIFGMNVKLPISEDSGALGFWIIIVVAILSSAAVFMMYRWKKL from the coding sequence ATGCTCCGACGCTTGGAAATCCTGGACCGCCGATTGTCGGAGACGGATGCGGAGGACGCGCGGATCCTGCTCTACATCGCGCCTGACGAGGCGGAGCGGAAGCATCTGACGGAGGATCTCGGGATTGACCCGCACACGCTGGCGTCCGCGAGCGATCCGGACGAGCTGGGCCGGGTCGAGTTCGAGCCAGGGCACGCTGCGATCATCTTCAAGCGTCCGAAGCAATACTGCGCCGACGACAACTTCTTTTTCAAGATCAGCTCGGTCGGCATCTTCCTCTTTCGGGAGAGGCTGGTGTTCGTGGTGGCGGAGGACAACCTGCGCTTCGAGGGAAAGCATTTCCAACAGATCAACAGCCTCGAGGAGCTGCTGCTGAAGGTGCTCTTCCGTTGCATCTGGCACTTCGAGGAGCACCTCAAGGTCTTCAACATGATCGCCGAGGAGCTGGAACACAAAGTGAACCTCTCGATGGAGAACAAGCACCTGCTGCACATGTTCACGCTCGAGAAGAGCCTCGTGTATTACCTCAATGCAATCAGCAGCAATGGCCGGGTGATCGACAAGCTCAAGGCGACCGCGGCGCGCCTGAGATTCACCGCGGAGGATGTCGAGTTCCTGGATGACATCACCATCGAGAACTCGCAGTGCCACGAAATGGCCACGACCTACAGCCACGTTTTGGCGAGTCTGGTGGGCGCGCGTGTCAGCGTGGTGAGCAACAACCTCAACGTGCTGATGAAGCGGCTGATGATCGTCACCATCGGCCTGATGCTTCCCACCGCGGTCTTCAGCATCTTCGGCATGAACGTGAAATTGCCCATCAGCGAGGACAGCGGGGCCTTGGGTTTCTGGATCATCATTGTCGTGGCGATCCTCTCGAGCGCGGCCGTGTTCATGATGTACCGCTGGAAGAAGCTCTAA
- a CDS encoding DUF433 domain-containing protein, protein MKQSSYVAVTFDQAKSLVASLPRQERARLVVWMAADLADQLPGIEFDPRVCGGSARVAGTRIPVWSLESWRRLGADDAEILRNFPTLQASDLLNAWHYVDRHPQEIDREIRENDTAE, encoded by the coding sequence ATGAAGCAATCTTCCTACGTGGCGGTAACCTTTGATCAAGCCAAGTCACTGGTAGCATCGCTGCCACGGCAAGAGCGCGCGCGCCTGGTTGTCTGGATGGCGGCGGACCTTGCCGATCAATTGCCCGGAATCGAGTTCGATCCTCGTGTGTGCGGCGGGTCCGCTCGTGTCGCTGGCACCCGTATCCCGGTATGGTCCTTGGAATCCTGGCGCAGGCTCGGTGCGGATGACGCGGAGATCCTGCGAAACTTCCCCACCCTGCAAGCCTCCGACCTGCTCAACGCCTGGCATTACGTCGACCGTCACCCGCAGGAAATCGACCGCGAGATCCGCGAGAACGACACCGCGGAGTGA
- a CDS encoding DUF5615 family PIN-like protein produces MTRPASTPTRTSPSKSWFICARSATTCSRHEAGKSNRRIEDDAVLTFATASCRSVITLNRRDFVQLHRMIPTHAGIIVRTEDRDSASLARRVDAAIREKGELANLLVRVVRGGSD; encoded by the coding sequence GTGACACGGCCAGCCTCTACGCCAACGAGAACTTCCCCGTCGAAGTCGTGGTTCATTTGCGCGCGCTCGGCCACGACGTGCTCACGACATGAGGCAGGAAAGTCCAACCGGCGGATCGAGGACGATGCGGTTCTGACGTTCGCCACCGCATCCTGCCGTAGCGTGATCACCCTCAACCGCCGGGACTTCGTACAGCTTCACCGGATGATCCCCACCCATGCGGGAATCATCGTTCGCACGGAAGATCGCGATTCCGCATCGCTCGCCAGACGGGTGGACGCCGCAATCCGTGAAAAGGGCGAACTCGCGAATCTGCTCGTGCGAGTGGTGCGCGGTGGATCCGATTGA
- a CDS encoding VWA domain-containing protein, which produces MPRQFFRLLAAFALALLITSCRKSGSSTSSASGSNAAADAPEPGENAIELLFTFGSEKEEWVKAVTADFNRSKLKTASGKTIFVRGVPKGSGELIDGLVEGTDQAHVASPASAAFIGVGNAKWRAKTGQDLIGPTENLVLSPVVIAMWQPMAEALGWGKQPVGWADILALSADPQGWASKGFPQWGSFKFAHTHPEFSNSGLISLFAEVYAATGKTAGLTLEDVAKPETARFLGSIERSVVHYGSSTGFFGKKMFANGPSYVSAAVLYENMVIEAAANKDSMAFPVVAIYPKEGTFWSDHPAGIVNREWVTPEHREAAKQYLAYLLARPQQQRAMEFGFRPALADLPLAAPIDVAHGVNPREPQTTLEVPQPQVMDAITRLWRENKKHSHITLVMDVSGSMNENQRMQNARIGGQELVKLLGDGDSFRLLPFNERVFPSKPAAVLKGSRPQAMAEIGSLIANGGTALYDAISTAYRDQLASATQNRDKISAIVVLTDGADTHSSIQLERLLNEIRSDNETKTIRVFTIGYDAGGQSDVLKKIADATQAKFYEGNPKNIREVFKDISTFF; this is translated from the coding sequence ATGCCTCGACAGTTTTTCCGGCTCCTTGCGGCGTTCGCGCTGGCACTGCTCATCACTTCCTGCCGCAAGTCTGGTTCCTCGACTTCTTCGGCCTCTGGCAGCAATGCCGCTGCCGATGCCCCGGAACCCGGAGAAAATGCGATCGAGCTCCTCTTCACCTTCGGCTCGGAGAAGGAGGAATGGGTTAAGGCGGTGACCGCCGACTTCAATCGCTCCAAGCTCAAGACCGCTTCCGGCAAAACGATCTTCGTGCGCGGCGTACCAAAGGGCTCCGGCGAATTGATCGACGGCCTTGTCGAGGGCACAGATCAAGCGCACGTCGCCAGCCCTGCCTCCGCCGCCTTCATCGGCGTAGGAAATGCCAAGTGGCGCGCCAAGACCGGCCAGGACCTCATCGGCCCCACGGAGAACCTCGTGCTCTCCCCCGTGGTGATCGCGATGTGGCAGCCCATGGCCGAGGCCCTCGGCTGGGGCAAGCAACCGGTCGGCTGGGCGGACATCCTCGCGCTTTCCGCCGACCCGCAGGGTTGGGCCTCGAAGGGCTTTCCGCAGTGGGGCAGCTTCAAGTTCGCCCACACCCACCCCGAGTTCAGCAACAGCGGCCTCATCTCCCTCTTCGCGGAAGTCTATGCCGCCACCGGCAAGACCGCCGGCCTCACCCTGGAAGATGTTGCGAAGCCGGAGACCGCACGCTTTCTCGGCAGCATCGAGCGCTCGGTGGTGCACTACGGCAGTTCGACTGGCTTCTTCGGCAAGAAGATGTTCGCGAACGGCCCCTCCTACGTCAGCGCCGCGGTGCTCTACGAAAACATGGTGATCGAAGCCGCCGCCAACAAGGACTCGATGGCCTTTCCCGTGGTGGCGATCTATCCGAAGGAGGGCACCTTCTGGAGCGACCATCCCGCGGGCATCGTCAATCGCGAGTGGGTCACGCCCGAGCACCGAGAGGCGGCCAAGCAATACCTCGCCTACCTGCTCGCCCGGCCGCAGCAGCAGCGCGCCATGGAATTCGGCTTCCGCCCGGCGCTCGCCGATCTCCCACTGGCCGCGCCGATCGATGTCGCCCACGGCGTGAATCCCCGCGAGCCACAGACGACCTTGGAAGTCCCGCAGCCTCAGGTAATGGATGCCATTACGCGCCTGTGGCGGGAGAACAAGAAGCACTCCCACATCACCCTGGTGATGGATGTCTCCGGCAGCATGAATGAGAACCAGCGGATGCAGAATGCGCGCATCGGCGGCCAAGAGCTGGTCAAGCTGCTCGGCGATGGCGATTCCTTCCGTCTGCTCCCTTTCAACGAGCGGGTCTTCCCCTCCAAGCCGGCGGCCGTGCTCAAGGGCAGCCGCCCACAGGCGATGGCGGAGATCGGCTCGCTGATTGCCAATGGCGGCACCGCTCTCTACGATGCCATCAGCACGGCCTACCGCGATCAACTCGCCTCCGCCACGCAGAATCGCGACAAGATCAGCGCCATCGTCGTCCTCACCGACGGCGCGGACACTCACAGCAGCATCCAGCTCGAACGCCTCTTGAACGAGATCCGCTCCGACAATGAGACCAAGACCATCCGCGTCTTCACCATCGGCTACGATGCCGGCGGACAGAGCGATGTGCTGAAGAAGATCGCCGACGCCACCCAGGCGAAGTTCTACGAAGGCAATCCGAAGAACATCCGCGAGGTCTTCAAGGACATCTCCACCTTTTTCTAA
- a CDS encoding substrate-binding domain-containing protein: MPEGPRLTLLGKLLIFVFIGACCYGAYALFAKKPLVTSPGNGPQAGPAVTTPQPGASPVKIGIAYGTEKQRWLLWAVEQFASSKEGAGITVDLIPMGSLEGAQAILNGDQRLNVWSPASALYEDVFTQEWQIKHNKNPILRKEALALSPMVFVMWQERHEAFVAKYKEVSFETVGKALKEPGGWDAIAQKPEWGIFKLGHTHPNQSNSGLMTLVLMACDYHKKSRGLNLKDILDPQFQAWMNDIENAASGMSNSTGNMMRDMVLRGPSTFDALVVYESVVIDYIKSAEGRWGTLHVEYPRFNAWNDNPYYVIDAPWSSDAQRKAADTFLDFLLSEPIQRESLKHGFRPGNPSVPIKFPDSPFVTGEKFGIKIDLPTMGETPRAEVINNLLAIWQRNQRGR; encoded by the coding sequence ATGCCAGAAGGCCCCAGACTCACACTCCTCGGAAAACTGCTGATCTTCGTCTTCATCGGTGCCTGCTGCTATGGTGCCTATGCTCTCTTCGCGAAGAAGCCGCTGGTCACCTCGCCGGGGAATGGTCCCCAGGCCGGACCGGCGGTCACCACGCCACAGCCGGGTGCCTCGCCGGTGAAGATCGGCATCGCCTACGGCACCGAGAAGCAACGCTGGCTGCTCTGGGCGGTGGAGCAATTCGCCTCTTCCAAGGAAGGTGCCGGCATCACCGTCGATCTCATTCCGATGGGTTCGTTGGAAGGCGCGCAGGCCATTCTCAATGGCGACCAACGCCTGAATGTGTGGAGCCCCGCCAGCGCGCTCTACGAGGACGTCTTCACCCAGGAATGGCAGATCAAGCACAACAAAAATCCGATCCTTCGCAAGGAGGCGCTGGCCCTCAGCCCGATGGTATTCGTGATGTGGCAGGAGCGCCATGAGGCTTTCGTGGCGAAATACAAGGAGGTGAGCTTCGAGACCGTCGGCAAGGCGCTGAAGGAGCCCGGCGGCTGGGATGCCATCGCCCAAAAGCCCGAGTGGGGCATCTTCAAGCTCGGCCACACCCACCCGAACCAATCGAACAGCGGCCTGATGACCCTGGTGCTCATGGCCTGCGATTATCACAAGAAGAGCCGCGGCCTCAACCTGAAGGACATCCTCGATCCGCAGTTCCAAGCCTGGATGAACGACATCGAAAACGCCGCCTCCGGCATGTCGAACTCCACCGGCAACATGATGCGGGACATGGTGCTGCGCGGACCGTCCACCTTCGACGCGCTCGTCGTCTACGAGAGCGTCGTGATCGACTACATCAAGAGTGCCGAGGGCCGCTGGGGCACGCTGCATGTGGAGTATCCGCGCTTCAATGCTTGGAACGACAATCCCTACTACGTGATCGACGCACCGTGGAGCAGCGACGCGCAGCGCAAGGCCGCAGACACCTTCCTCGACTTCCTGCTCAGCGAACCGATCCAGCGCGAGTCATTGAAGCACGGCTTCCGCCCGGGCAATCCCTCGGTGCCCATAAAGTTCCCGGACAGCCCCTTCGTCACCGGGGAAAAGTTCGGCATCAAGATCGATCTCCCCACCATGGGTGAAACGCCACGCGCCGAGGTGATCAACAACCTCCTCGCCATCTGGCAGCGCAACCAGCGCGGCCGCTGA